A stretch of the Methanobacterium veterum genome encodes the following:
- a CDS encoding DUF3236 domain-containing protein encodes MKLEKIIKNACEESISESRTGDTEDEINFIQNYLKSARKIIVPSKNAVKLNIINNVLKEFGLQEAEQLCINTSAADLNRLPALSKAIMALDQCECDLIISRGRLGVPGSGSMLVMIDKKGRILTAATSPSHVVHKKEVKDAVRGEIVHALERIGLKRIK; translated from the coding sequence ATGAAACTTGAAAAAATAATTAAAAATGCATGTGAAGAATCAATCAGCGAATCGAGAACAGGCGATACAGAAGATGAAATTAATTTTATCCAGAATTATCTGAAGTCTGCCCGCAAAATTATAGTTCCAAGCAAAAATGCTGTGAAATTAAACATTATAAATAACGTATTAAAAGAATTTGGACTTCAAGAAGCTGAACAACTGTGTATAAATACCAGTGCAGCTGATTTAAACAGATTACCTGCACTTTCAAAGGCTATTATGGCTCTTGATCAGTGTGAGTGTGATCTAATAATTTCTAGAGGTCGTCTTGGTGTTCCGGGTTCAGGTTCAATGCTTGTAATGATCGATAAGAAGGGTAGAATTCTCACTGCGGCGACTTCTCCTTCCCATGTTGTGCATAAAAAAGAGGTGAAGGATGCAGTCCGTGGTGAAATCGTGCATGCGCTGGAAAGAATTGGGTTAAAGAGGATAAAATGA
- a CDS encoding Nif3-like dinuclear metal center hexameric protein, whose product MLASELFNAINKIAPPYLALKNDKIGYLGPGNPEEMEIDKVQVRMDILPWEDPSNSNSDLVVCHHPPLFEPDFPVYVVHSNWDIVNGGANDALAECLNLWVLDVLDEKTGIGRICSTVTTIEKFIKNISRAIPTDHIKIVGNQQKIIKKIAVVSGFGLNNLEYINLAYKKGADVYISGDLTHQSAILAEKLGLRVIDATHHATEIPGLIKLCDFISKLGVKVEFVDEEVPWKTIKI is encoded by the coding sequence ATGTTAGCCTCTGAACTTTTTAATGCTATTAACAAAATAGCACCTCCTTATTTAGCCCTTAAAAATGATAAAATAGGTTATTTAGGTCCTGGGAACCCTGAAGAAATGGAAATAGATAAAGTTCAAGTAAGAATGGATATTCTCCCGTGGGAAGATCCATCTAATTCTAATTCAGATCTTGTGGTTTGTCATCATCCTCCCCTATTTGAGCCAGATTTTCCGGTATATGTTGTTCACTCAAATTGGGATATTGTAAATGGGGGAGCAAATGATGCTCTTGCGGAGTGTTTAAATTTATGGGTTTTGGATGTTTTAGATGAAAAAACAGGCATTGGTAGAATTTGCTCCACAGTTACAACCATTGAAAAATTTATCAAAAATATATCAAGAGCCATACCTACAGATCACATTAAGATAGTAGGTAATCAACAGAAAATAATTAAAAAAATTGCTGTTGTTTCTGGATTTGGCCTTAATAACCTTGAATATATAAATTTAGCATACAAAAAAGGCGCAGATGTCTATATATCTGGAGATTTAACTCATCAAAGTGCTATACTTGCAGAAAAATTGGGGCTACGCGTTATTGATGCTACTCATCATGCTACTGAAATTCCTGGATTGATAAAACTATGTGATTTCATATCTAAATTAGGAGTTAAAGTTGAATTTGTAGATGAGGAAGTGCCATGGAAAACCATTAAAATTTAG
- a CDS encoding UPF0254 family protein has protein sequence MIKVATAECFTHGHIAREIHAISQGYEGKFGPNYPLLKNITQDLTVVCGIFAPTLSALQKVLEVDPPEPLKLIRGIKVYNEENDKKVAVIMAESVKNLSGADIGIGTTAGIGRGGVAISTGEYTVVASSGFYADLTTPDSLQLFKRQECGIKKALSIFVDVLDGDVDRIERYGDIEIINNEK, from the coding sequence ATGATTAAAGTAGCAACTGCAGAGTGTTTTACACACGGGCATATTGCAAGGGAAATACATGCAATTTCTCAGGGCTATGAAGGTAAATTTGGCCCTAACTACCCTTTATTAAAGAATATTACTCAAGATTTGACTGTAGTGTGTGGAATTTTTGCCCCTACATTATCAGCACTTCAAAAAGTTTTAGAAGTGGATCCTCCTGAACCTTTAAAATTAATTCGCGGAATAAAAGTTTACAATGAAGAAAATGACAAAAAAGTGGCAGTTATAATGGCTGAATCTGTGAAAAATCTTTCAGGGGCAGATATTGGGATTGGAACAACTGCAGGTATTGGAAGGGGAGGTGTTGCTATATCAACTGGTGAATATACTGTAGTGGCCAGTTCTGGATTTTATGCCGATCTTACAACTCCTGATTCATTACAATTATTCAAAAGGCAGGAATGCGGCATTAAAAAGGCATTATCTATTTTTGTGGATGTTTTGGATGGTGATGTGGATAGAATAGAAAGATATGGAGATATTGAGATTATAAATAATGAAAAATGA
- a CDS encoding ThiF family adenylyltransferase has protein sequence MMSEVLENKIRSIGELENKKVSKGHVTLVGVGRLGLRIGINLIQVHRGGPKEISAFDGQKISGSDIIFNILGGNFGDYKVDFLKSICTHPESLRKVTAFKEDITKNNLDLIKGDVVSIQSAGGNTIPTTAAVIKRAHEIGAKTISTAGVFGIGEEEISVMDISEVNDSNPVVKELRAHGIEENHKIVTTGRFIEDNMPITPYVLDAYSIIMTKEILKLLM, from the coding sequence ATGATGAGTGAAGTTCTAGAAAACAAAATACGGAGTATTGGTGAATTAGAAAATAAGAAAGTATCTAAGGGACATGTAACACTGGTTGGTGTAGGTAGATTGGGGTTAAGGATAGGTATAAATTTAATACAGGTACATAGGGGAGGTCCAAAAGAGATCAGTGCTTTTGACGGCCAGAAAATTTCAGGGTCAGATATAATATTTAATATCCTTGGAGGGAATTTTGGTGATTATAAAGTGGATTTTCTAAAAAGTATTTGCACACATCCTGAGAGTTTAAGGAAAGTAACTGCATTTAAAGAGGACATAACCAAAAATAATCTAGATCTTATAAAGGGAGATGTTGTTTCTATACAATCTGCAGGCGGGAATACTATCCCTACTACAGCAGCTGTTATTAAAAGAGCCCATGAAATTGGAGCAAAAACAATAAGTACTGCAGGTGTTTTTGGTATTGGGGAGGAAGAAATAAGTGTTATGGATATATCTGAAGTAAATGATAGTAATCCGGTGGTTAAAGAACTTAGAGCGCATGGAATTGAAGAAAATCACAAAATAGTAACTACTGGAAGGTTCATTGAGGACAATATGCCAATTACACCTTACGTTTTAGATGCGTATTCTATTATAATGACTAAAGAAATTTTAAAACTATTGATGTGA
- a CDS encoding SAM-dependent methyltransferase HcgC family protein: MKYDTGITSEVFTVTSRMRIEDIIKRITEIKCNAALDWINSLNVNMENSVVVGAYLTGIELSKRLKRISNVTVIDIYPHLEKFVENDVEFNSDLMKIKDADLVVDTTGLGGLRPKIAKLINGNVFLVEDPVSDGSDSLIRQKNNIINRLRLSNSNYRGILKTGGLNSKTSGTMTLTVEILRKSLEDVLKRYGVLYGIAGMEFYEGVLFKEKDVDKFLRLIKKPALTVSTLEPLSCDEIIEKYLKEICSEVENVSL; the protein is encoded by the coding sequence ATGAAATACGATACTGGTATTACTTCAGAAGTTTTCACTGTTACTTCAAGGATGAGAATTGAAGATATCATTAAAAGAATAACTGAAATAAAGTGTAATGCTGCGCTTGACTGGATAAACTCTTTAAATGTAAATATGGAGAATTCTGTTGTAGTAGGGGCATATCTTACAGGAATTGAATTATCCAAAAGGCTTAAAAGGATTTCAAATGTTACAGTTATTGATATTTATCCCCACCTGGAAAAATTTGTTGAAAATGATGTTGAATTCAATTCAGATTTAATGAAGATTAAAGATGCAGATCTGGTTGTGGATACTACTGGTTTAGGTGGCCTTAGACCTAAAATAGCTAAACTTATTAATGGTAACGTTTTTCTAGTTGAAGATCCAGTATCAGACGGTAGTGACAGTCTAATACGCCAAAAAAATAATATAATAAATAGATTAAGGTTATCTAACTCAAATTATAGGGGAATTCTAAAAACAGGAGGTTTAAATTCCAAAACATCAGGCACAATGACATTAACTGTAGAAATTTTAAGGAAAAGTCTTGAAGATGTCTTAAAAAGATATGGTGTTTTGTATGGCATAGCAGGTATGGAATTCTATGAGGGGGTACTTTTTAAAGAAAAGGATGTTGATAAGTTTTTGAGGCTTATTAAAAAACCTGCACTTACAGTTTCAACACTTGAACCCCTTTCGTGTGATGAAATAATCGAAAAGTATCTTAAAGAAATATGCAGCGAGGTAGAAAATGTTAGCCTCTGA
- the hmdB gene encoding 5,10-methenyltetrahydromethanopterin hydrogenase cofactor biosynthesis protein HmdB → MIQNILKKVQNGNELEKNDIISLFQTKSAEDLLYLLQTACDLRNSKIKLTSTVHLTNVCKVTPKCKYCGFAAGTSHDGYYHPFFKADSEILNAAKCVERSGIPRISCSGAHGYKGSHAVNAAKLVKENTSLELLVNVGADLNKKSLKELGKYETDTICCNLETVNQNLFNELKPGEKLEDRIKICNNISDSGIELSSGLLIGLGESYMDRADHLLYLKKFKTLGEIPIMGFNPYRDTPMEYYPPCSLIEQIKTIAITRLIFPDLRITVPTPTIGPKNVKYPLIAGANNLATVIPEDYPSNVKGVGSSSYGNLKDVVSTVKGLGLKLES, encoded by the coding sequence TTGATACAAAATATCCTAAAAAAAGTTCAAAATGGAAATGAACTTGAAAAGAATGACATAATAAGTTTATTTCAGACAAAAAGTGCTGAAGATCTTTTATATCTGTTACAAACTGCCTGTGATTTGAGAAATAGTAAAATAAAACTCACATCTACAGTTCATCTAACTAATGTTTGCAAGGTTACTCCCAAATGTAAATACTGTGGGTTTGCTGCTGGAACATCACACGATGGATATTACCACCCTTTCTTTAAAGCAGATTCTGAGATATTAAATGCAGCTAAATGTGTAGAAAGGTCCGGTATTCCTAGAATAAGCTGTTCAGGTGCTCACGGGTACAAAGGTTCCCACGCAGTTAATGCTGCCAAGTTAGTTAAGGAAAATACTTCCTTAGAACTTTTGGTTAATGTAGGGGCCGATTTAAATAAAAAGTCGTTGAAAGAACTTGGTAAATATGAAACTGATACAATATGCTGTAATTTGGAAACTGTAAATCAAAACCTCTTTAATGAACTTAAACCCGGCGAAAAATTAGAAGATAGAATAAAAATATGTAATAATATATCTGATTCTGGAATAGAACTCTCTTCAGGACTTTTAATTGGATTAGGTGAATCCTATATGGATCGGGCTGATCACCTGCTTTATCTTAAAAAGTTCAAGACACTTGGAGAAATTCCGATAATGGGATTCAATCCATACAGAGATACTCCTATGGAATATTATCCCCCATGTTCTTTGATTGAACAGATTAAAACAATTGCAATAACCAGATTAATCTTCCCTGATCTTAGAATAACTGTTCCCACTCCAACAATCGGCCCAAAAAATGTTAAATATCCATTAATTGCTGGAGCTAACAATTTAGCTACTGTAATTCCTGAAGATTATCCATCTAATGTTAAAGGCGTTGGATCTTCATCTTATGGAAACCTTAAAGATGTGGTAAGCACTGTTAAAGGGCTTGGATTGAAATTAGAATCATAA